The Neurospora crassa OR74A linkage group I, whole genome shotgun sequence genome segment GGAAGAAGGTTGCGGCGGCATCGAACGTCATGGCAGTTTGCTGTGTCACTTTGTTTGCCTTGACCACTCGCTCGGCGCGATCAAGGGTTTCCTGTGCGAATCTGTCGACGACGAGCTGGCCGACCTCGTCGTCTGTGTAGGCATCTTCGTTCGGGTGCTCAGCTTTGGCCTGTAGGGAGCAACAGTCAGCAATGGAGGTGGTAAAGGGAGGTGGAATAAAGCGTGCCTGTTCCAGCTTCCCCATCAAGTCCATCGTGTAAGTCATCATTTCGTCATTCTCTTTGTGGAGTCCCCTGTTAAGGATCTGGTTGACGACCCAATAATTGCCTGCAAAAGTCAGACACTGCCAGCCCCCAGTTGTCTTGGAGGGTACTTTGTTTCCTTTGCTTCTAGTACATACACCAATACGCAATCTCCGGTTTTACTGATTGAAGCTGGAGGGCCTTTGTCGCGCATTTCCAGAGGTTGATATCGGCCGCCTTGACGGCAGCGGGGATCGTGATGTTGTCTGTCATGACGATTGCGTTCGGGCGTCTGACAGAATGCCTTGGCTGTACGTTCGGATCAAGATAAGAGAATCTATAGGGAGAGAGGATAACTGAAGGTATGCAAACCAGGAAAGAGGGGAAGTACTGCTCGTCGTTATCTCTCAGCTCGCTTCCTTGTCAAGTCCCATGGAGCAGAGGAGGGTTGACAGTTGAACATGGACTGGACCGTCCGTGACTAGCGTCGTcacctaccctaccctatCTTTCCGCGGCTGTCTCTAGAGTACGTACTGCGTACGAACGGCAGGCGGCACCAATTCAGTCCAGTTGTTAGCGTCCTCTTCCCCACATTCCCGCCCAGCCCTCTGCTAGGTCTCAAGCGCCATCGATGCCATCCACATCATGATGTGCCTTGGAGCTTGGGCCACATTCCAGTCATAGCGCGTTTCAAAGCACTGAAAGCGCTCCCGGACCGCAGCTCCTCCCCTGGTGATTCTGGACGCTTCTGACTTCATTTGTATGTGGCGCCAGCTTTCACAGCTTCTGAGTTGAAATGTGTTCTTTTGCCGAACCTGGGAAGATGACAGCTTTTCCTTTCATCTCAATCGGTGTGTCTGTTTGTTGCTTCCTTGGGTTTCAAATACACGACACCATCTTTCACACGGGACTGAATCCCTAGGACGCCCATACGGAAGAGCTTCCTTTGTTCTCACTTACACTTTGTATTGGTATCGGCTATTGTACATTCATGACATTATAGCTCCAACCCCACAAACCTCATCTATCATCATCCCcccatacatacataccacCGTCACCCAGTAAACAAAAGCGTCGCCTTCCTGACTGTACCATGCATCATTCCACCCTCTGTGCTCTGGCAGTTGGTATCCTGTCTGCGCTCCCCGGAGCCCAGGCGGGCCTTTATACCAAAAAGTCCCCAGTTTTGCAGGTTGACGGAAAGGATTACGATAGATTGATTGCCAAGAGCAACCAGACGTCTGTAAGTACCAGACCGACTATATCTTAGATCAGCCATCGTAATAATGCATGTATGTGTCTGACCTCTCTCCCTTGCAGATTCTTGAGTTCTACGCCCCCTGGTGCGGCCACTGCCAAAACCTCAAGCCCGCCTACGAAAAGGCTGCCAAGAACCTCGAAGGCCTGGCCAAGGTCGCCGCCGTCAACTGCGATGAGGACGCCAACAAGCCCTTTTGCGGCAGCATGGGCGTGCAGGGCTTCCCGACCTTGAAGATCATCCGTCCTTCTAAGAACGGCAAGCCCATAGTGGAGGACTACCAAGGCCAGCGCACCGCCAGCGCAATTGTCGATGCTGTGGTCTCGCGCATCAACAATCACGTCGTGAAAGTCGAGGACAAGAACCTCGACAAGTTCCTGAGTGACAAGAACGAGACAGCCAAAGCGCTCCTCTTCACCGACAAGGGTACCACCTCCCCCTTGCTGAAGAGCGTCGCCATTGAATTCCTCGGTGTCATGCCCGTCGGTCAGGTGCGAAACACTCAGTCCAAGGCGGTATCCACATTCGGTGTCGACAAACTCCCTACTCTGATCTTGTTGCCTGGCGGTGATGCCCCTGGTATTGTGTACGACGGCGAGATCAACAAGGCCGCCATGGTGGAGTTCCTTTCCCAGGCGGCCCAGCCTAATCCGGACCCAGCACCGGCCAACGGCAAGACTAATGGCAAGACTAATGGCAAGACTAATGGCAAGGCTAATGGCAAGGCTAATGGTAAGGCCAACGGCAAGGCCAACGGTGGTGAAAAAAACGGAAAGCAAGACTCCAAGAAGGTCGCCTCCTCCGAAACCTCCTCTGAAACGTCCTCCGAAACCCCTGCCCCAACCCAAGAGATTCCCGTAATAATCCACACCGccctccccatcccctccctcaACACCCCCGAAAAGCTCGTCAAGGAATGCCTCACGTCCAAATCCAGCACCTGCCTTCTCGCGCTGGTATCCTCTTCCAACGAAAAAGCCCAAAAGGCCCTCACCCACCTCGCCGAAATAAAATTCAAATATGCCCTCGGCCAACACAAGCTCTTCCCCTTTTACGAGGTGCCCCTCGACACCAACCCCGCCGGCGCGTCCCTTCTCAAATCCCTTGGCCTCAAGGAGGATGCTGACATTGaactcatcgtcatcaacgCCCGTCGCGGATGGTGGAGACGCTACGACGCTGTTGGTGAGGGAGATGATTTCTCGGATCATGACAAGGTGGAGGCGTGGATTGATGCGATTAGGTTGAGCGAGGGCACCAAGAAAAAGCTGCCGGAGGGTATTGTTGTTGAGGCTTCTtcgacggaggaggaggagaagaagaaggaaaagaaagagtcTGGTAAGGCTGAGAAGGCTGCTTCAAAGGAGGGGGAGACGCCTGAGGCCCAGTCGAAGACGGCCAGTGGTCACGATGAGCTGTGAGAGATTGGTGAAAGCGTAGTTTGCTGTGACTTGTGTCAGTGAATGGCTGGTCAAAAGTTGAAGGTTTTTTGGTACCTTTCAGTTTCGGAGAACGCTTTCAAAAGTTGGCGCACGTTTAACAGAAACGACATGTTGCTCACCTGACCAAGAGCTGTACTTTTGATTACATTGATAGTCGTGAAATTCGTCAAATTCGTCATGTTGCCTATTCTTTTTTGCTCCAAGCCTTTGTAATGCTACCTACCGTACCATATCCGATTCTGTGACCCGGAGCCCAACCATTGATTCAGTAGTGTCCATTCAATCCAGTTCCATGTCATTCAACCCAACCCCTCTCTCGACCGTGCCCTCCTGTATCATCTTTATCCCCTTCTCTCTCACTACCCTGTCCAAGATCTCCCTCACCTGCTTACACCCGTCCACGCCCACGGCCAACATGCCCTCCAGGCGACTCACCTGCACTCTGCTCTCGCAGACCAGCACCGCCACGCGGTCGCTGTCGCCCAATGTGGCCACCGTCAGGCCGGGcagctcctgctcctcctggtGGTTCATGTCCAGCAGCGGGTCGGCGCCCTCGTCGTTAGCCGCGTATGTAGACGTCGAGCCGGCCGTGCAGGCCGCGACGTAGTCTGTCATGGGAATGCCGGCGTCGACGCAGGCGAGCGTGGCGGCATTGATGAGGGCGGCCAGCAAAGAGCCGTCTTGCGAGAGCACGTGCAGGgagatgttgatggtggaGTGCGGGAAGAGGTGGGTGTGTAAGCTGGCAGCGAGGGCTTGAGATATCGTCGATTGGAGTTCGAGGATGTGCctgtgatgatggaagaaggaaggatgaCGGGTTAGTTATGCGAACAGTGACAGACGAATAGCCGTAGTTGACACTGGGGGGGAAACAACCCCTGGGTGTTTTGACTTACTTATCACCTCTCCCCCTTCGCTTACGGTCAACCGAGCTAAACCCGGCAATGACAATGTTTACAGCAACCTCGGCGTTCTTGGACtgaccaccgccaccaccaccgcccgaCGTGGCTCCCCTCCGAGGACCGGGCTCGCTGGGTCCGTTAACGACACACATGACCTTGGTGTGGCCCATCTCGAGGTAACTGGAGccatcggcggcggcctgGGTGCGGATCTGGGCATGGATGCGACGCAGCTCGTTCCACCTGCGGCCGTCGACGCGCAACAGCGCGAGGCTATATGCTGAAGTATCGAGAGGCATAGCGGTGTAGCTGGGTGGACAGGTGTTTCTTTCTATGTTCTGTTGTTCTAGCGTTTCACTCTACTCCTCTGGGTATCGTGGTTCGGGCTAATCTCTCTACCGGGCAGGTAGCGAGTACACCAAAGGTCGAGATTGGGGTACGGTATCCAGTAAggatcaacaacaacaaacgcCCTGAGGGCCTGTCTGGGGAGCCGGACCTGAGTCGAGATTTTTTGCTCTTGCTTCCCCTGCTTAGTGTCCACCAAGCTCAGGTTGTGCTTGTAGTTGTACCCTAGTCGTTCTTCGAGTCGGGTCGGCCAAGCTCGATCTGGGAGATCGTGGTTAGTGCGTACAGTTTCGGCTCGATGGGACAGATTATTCGATGCGATATCGTGCCGCGAGCGACGCGCAAGCTCTCGGTACGTTGAGtcggaggagagaaaggctTGCGTAATGCGGAAGTGTCGGGGCCCCAGTTTCAGTGACTAAGTTATCGCGCAAAGTGGGAATTCGGAGCTTCCGGTCGACCAGTCTGAATAATCGACAGCAGGTTCTGGTGGACGGTTGTTGACTTTGAAATCGCCTTTTGCTAGGAATAAACGGACGTGGTTGGGCCAGGCCGAAAGTTTCCAATGGCAAGACAGGAAAAGTTTAGCTGGGCGGGGCGGGGCAAGATCCGCTGCGTCTCACGTTCGCGGGGTCGCCGTGCCGGGCTCCACCGCTCACCTCACTCGGCAGGACGGGAGTTCCATCCGCAGGGCTTCTGCTTAAGTTCTGCTTCGCTTCCATCAGGAGCTGAAAATGCATGCAAGTGGTCTgtgcatacctctacactacttgTAGGCAAGTTGTTTGCAGCTGCAGACAGAGGACGGGACGTGATGGCCCCGGAACATGGAATTGAAGGTTCCCGTCCATCTACTCTCCACGTGATCTTGACAGCCCCCATTTGACCTCTCCAGCTCATAGCGGTACAGTGAGTTGATGGCAAGATATCAATCGAATGCGCAATGTTGATGGGATCTTGATCGTGCATTGTGAGCAGGAGAGGGCCTGAAGTCTGGACTCAGGAGTGATCACTACTAGGTagcctacctagaggtaggtaggctacctctactcagGGGCACActgtggcagtggcagtgacCCCTTGTCAACAGCAAGGAGGAAACCGGCATTCCTCCATTCCCCCCTTCGCTAAGTGAATACGGGACAACGGCCACCAAGATCATCTCATGGGTACCGCGATGCGCTGGGTGTTCGAAATGTCAATTGGTTTGTATTCTTGGAAGCCTCGGTTGAGCGCGTCGTCATCTTCTATCATCTCGGACCCAAGAGTGATCCGGTTCTAGAAGTCTGGAACGCTCGCCAATGCTCCTGGAGCTCCCTATCTGGGGTGCGAATCGATCAAGGTTCAAGAGGATTCCGTTTGGTGTTTTTGGGGAGACTTGTTCAACATCAAGTCTCTACACTAGGAGGCGCCGTCGGTCGGCGCATGATGCAGCCCTAGACAGCCGGCCCAGGCTAGCACGAATTGGCCTAGTCTATCGATATGACTGAACAGAGATCCACCATGAGCAAGTCGTCATCCAGTGACCACAATGTCTTTGTCAACTAAACAGTTTCATCAGGCGCGGTTTGTTTCTCGTTTCACTGTGAAAACCTCGAGGTGCGCGCTTACTCATTGAAGAATTACTGCGCTGGTGGCCCGACCAGCCCACGGGGTCCAATGGAACGGAGAAACGGGGCAATGGGGAAGTGCTGTGTTGCCCAGTCTACCAAGGAACGACCCGCCAACGCCAATTCGCATTACACTTTTAATCAAACTGTGGATGAACGAACCATGAATTAGCCAAGGGGGCTCGCTAACACATTTCGCGGCACTTAATCCGGACATGTGTTAGGGATCAAAGCTCTTTGGTTGGCATTGCCCCCGTTTCCGTTCATCTCGTTTCAGACCACCCGACCGCGACCAGGCTTCGAGAAACAGGGCTAGCGCTGCTATCCTTGACGCCAGAGCAACGGAACCTTCCCGCCCCCATGCTCACCTAATCTCCAGAACACCAGTCAATGCACGTGCGTCCTGTCTTGGGCCCCTTTGAGTGAAAACGAAGAGAAAGGAACTCAACGAATGGGGTCACGATGACGAGTCTATTGTCAGCGAAACAACAATGGCTTCTTTGACTTTGGCAAGCTGGACGTGACCTACCTATTCTTGCAGTGGGTCAAAGGTGCTGCATAATACAAACCTGGAAGTCAGCGTTACGCCTTTGTGCGTCGTCGAAGGGTTCCATTGTTCCACCGAACTGCCGGCGAATTATGTAGGCGGGGGATAGCAAAGGGGCCAGCCAATCACAAGCATCAAGTACCTGAGCAGATGTCGTGGACGGCGGGTCGCTGCTGGCCACTCAGGGACGAGAGATGGGACGATCACCGCCCTGACGAGTGGCAGGGACTGCAAGACCCACTCGGCTCACCTGTCCAGACCAATCTTCCAGGTGCCAGGGATCATTTCTGCCAGGCCCTCATTTCGCTGCCCCGGGCAACGTCGCACTGCGCTGTGTGGAAGGCATGCCGGTCCCTGAACGCATGCGTGTGCGTGCCCCTGCAGGCGCCGTGGGACCACAAACGTGGACCAGGGGCAGCTCCTGTCGCTCTGTCGTTCGTTTCTTTTAACCACTTGacgccctcctccctctccctcgcgATTTTcattcctcctccatccaaCACACCACAACGACGCACAACGCCTCCTTTGTTGCGCTTCACCACACTCTTTTCTACAACTCTTGCGCAGATATCCCCATCTCGCAGCCATTCCTTTGGACCGCGGTCCCACGCTACACCAACACTCCTTGGATTGATTGCACAACATAGACCACGTCGGCCACCCCATCTCAATCGACTACTATAGACTAGACATATACCCAGCATCCTTTGCGCCATCTATCCATTCCAACTAGACAAACATTTATCCAAACCGACAAGATGCAGATCACCagcctcctcgtccttgcCGGCGTCCTCGGCGCCTCGGCCATGCCTTCTGGCCACGCCCACCTCCACCGCGCCGCCCACCAGCAGCGCGACCTCAAGTTCTACAAGGCCGAAAAGCActtccccatccccatccctgccgccaccccctcctcctcctccgtcgccGTTCCTTCCAGCACCACCGTTCCTGAGCCTGCCCAGTCCTCTGCGGCTGCTGCGACCGGGGACGACTCTTCTTCCGATGACGAGTACATTCCCTTCTGCGGCGAGAACAAGAACACCAAGCGCGTCACCTACGCTCAGATCATGTACACTGGCAACACCGGCGACGCTGACGGCTGCGAGTGGAACTCCAACTTGATGACCGTCCCCAAGAACATCGCCGACAAGTACCACAACCGCATGTACTACACCAACGTTGCCGACGTGCCCTACCAGGTTGTTTGCGGCAACAAGATGGGTTCCAACCACGGCCTCAACGGCATGTTCAAGGTCGCTACCAACAAGCAGCTCGTCTTCACCCTCCAGCCTGGCGAGACCCagctcgtcgtcgccgccgccaacaccCAGGGTGTCTGCGCTTTCTCTGCCGAGGAGGTTCCCACCACTACGAACGGCCAGTTTGCCGGTAACTGGGCCGAGTTCGACTTTGagaacagcagcaacggTGGCTGGTCTGGTGCCGACTGCTCTTCTCTCGTTGCCCAGGCTGCCGGTATGGACGTTCCCGGCTGCCAGATTTGCGGCCACGACACCTGCTCCACCATTCTCCCCGGTGGCTTTGGTACCAACGCCTACACCAAGGGTATGGAGGCTGAGGACGGTGTTGGCCTCAACATCGCGAGCGGCCAGCAGGTCACCCTCAACATCAAGGTCGGCTACAGCGGCAAGGACTAAACATTTCGTTGCCGAAATAGAAACCTTTGTCTCCGATTCATGACGATGACCGATGGAGCCTTGTAGGCAGCCTGATTTATGGTGGTTCAATGTGGTCCTTCCTATCTTGCTTTCTTGTTATATACTTCACGAAGGGGCGGCGTGGTGTGCTTGGAAAATTGGTGCTTCCCCGGCGAGGGTACGGGCTACGTTATCTAGGCATTTGTTAATCCAATACCATTTTTGATGACTCGAATCAATCGTTGGTCGTGTGGTGATATCCGTTATTTTTCAAAAAGTCCACTTCATCACTTACCTGCGGCATTCCTGTTTGCAAGATCTCATGTGCGCCGGCAATGAATGCTAACAAACAGCAGCCGCGCCACGCCACAGATAGAACTGCGCGGCATttgacaccaccaccacgcatggcttctaaatatactagtatcATCGCTCGAATACGAGAATCAATCCACGCGAAGCAGGGATAATTATGCCGATCAAACCCAAAATAAAAGCGCACATGGCGACATAGGGTTCCACGGCCCAATTCCCTCTCTGGGAGCCGGCCTCCTGGGGGAATTGCAATCAATGCGAACAAAGGCATAGGAAAACACCACAGTCCTGGGCCGTGGTAGACTTCGTTGATTAGTTGGAGGATCCGATGGAGTGGTTGGTTGTTGGTAGCACAAAGTGAGAGGGCGGGGTTTCCTGTACCTACGTATTCCGTCCCTTCCGttcctagaggtactcttaCTGGGACGTAAGAGGTAGTTGTTATGCTTATTCCAACCTACACTACAGCCGCCCCCCTTCGATGTCCCGGCGGTTTCTTGATGATGCCCCCCTGGATCATTATCAACGACGGGAGTCTCCTCAAGATTTGTTGTTGGCTTGATATTtccttgtgcttgtgctCCTTTTCTTCGGCTTCTTTTGCTCTTTTATTCACGAGTCCAG includes the following:
- a CDS encoding disulfide isomerase; protein product: MHHSTLCALAVGILSALPGAQAGLYTKKSPVLQVDGKDYDRLIAKSNQTSILEFYAPWCGHCQNLKPAYEKAAKNLEGLAKVAAVNCDEDANKPFCGSMGVQGFPTLKIIRPSKNGKPIVEDYQGQRTASAIVDAVVSRINNHVVKVEDKNLDKFLSDKNETAKALLFTDKGTTSPLLKSVAIEFLGVMPVGQVRNTQSKAVSTFGVDKLPTLILLPGGDAPGIVYDGEINKAAMVEFLSQAAQPNPDPAPANGKTNGKTNGKTNGKANGKANGKANGKANGGEKNGKQDSKKVASSETSSETSSETPAPTQEIPVIIHTALPIPSLNTPEKLVKECLTSKSSTCLLALVSSSNEKAQKALTHLAEIKFKYALGQHKLFPFYEVPLDTNPAGASLLKSLGLKEDADIELIVINARRGWWRRYDAVGEGDDFSDHDKVEAWIDAIRLSEGTKKKLPEGIVVEASSTEEEEKKKEKKESGKAEKAASKEGETPEAQSKTASGHDEL
- a CDS encoding exosome complex exonuclease RRP41, which encodes MPLDTSAYSLALLRVDGRRWNELRRIHAQIRTQAAADGSSYLEMGHTKVMCVVNGPSEPGPRRGATSGGGGGGGQSKNAEVAVNIVIAGFSSVDRKRRGRGDKHILELQSTISQALAASLHTHLFPHSTINISLHVLSQDGSLLAALINAATLACVDAGIPMTDYVAACTAGSTSTYAANDEGADPLLDMNHQEEQELPGLTVATLGDSDRVAVLVCESRVQVSRLEGMLAVGVDGCKQVREILDRVVREKGIKMIQEGTVERGVGLNDMELD